Below is a genomic region from Populus trichocarpa isolate Nisqually-1 chromosome 15, P.trichocarpa_v4.1, whole genome shotgun sequence.
TTATACATGTGGTAACAACGTTGATCCAGGGGATTCGAAACATGAAATCACAACAAATTTCTTCAGAAATGACGATAAAATTAACTGGAAACAGGGCAGCAAAAGCAGTTGCATCAAGTTACGGAGATCTGGTTTCCTCCTTTTTCTCCGATGGCAAGTacctacaagaaaaaataaagaaacaaatagtGTTATATCTTGGAATATCTACATGTACCAGCtaaagatggaaaatgaagaTAAGAATAAACGCCTACTGGTGAGAAATCCAGTTCATACAATATAGCACTATAAAAGTGTTAAGCATAGGACAATTTCGAAAGGTATATCAGTTCAGTACAGAGAAATGAAAGTATCATCAAGTCTGAATTTAAACCATCCCTTCTTTGTCCCGTGAGGCTCCTCTCCTCCAACACAAGGTTGACATGGCAGATCAAACTACCATTGGTAGTATAATATGCAAAGTCAATAGTATTGCATCATCTGATCTCAATTTAAgaaaatcttttattaaaatagaaaaactgtCAATTTCTTGAAAGGGTCATTGTTTCATGGAGCGGTAAATGTCTTTACTTATTAGACCAGGAAACATATTTTGACTCCACTTCTTGAAAAAATGCTATAgccaaaaaggagaaaaaaaattactaaatttcCCCCTCAAAGGCCCTGCTCCTGCCAGACCATAATTGAGGGAATCGTTGTATTCGTTTTTTCTAATATGACTCCTGACTCCACGCAATACTAGAACATGGGAAGATACATTGCTATTAAGAACAGATTAATTCAGTAGAAATCACAAGCAAAGTTACTCACCCCTGACCCTTTGCCCAACGGGACAATTGATAGAGCTGCACAGTCTCATTTGAAGCATGGCATGCTAGAAGTAGATAGTTTCGAGGCTGTACCATCCACGCAAACCTCATAAGCAATGCCGAGCAAACACACATAGCTGAAGCACCATTAACAAATATTAGAACCTCAACCATCCACACTACAAGTCATAGAAATTCAACACCAGAATTCCTTTACCTCCTGTCATATTTCCTGAAATCTTTTCTGGGGGGTTTTTCATATCCACCAACCCCTGTTCAATAGATCAGATGCTATCATTATAATTTACAAAGCATTAAAATCTTGTATGAACATGAAACTTATATAatcaaaactggaaaaaaaaaaaaatagtaaacatACAGCAGCAACAAATCCCCAGTTGGCAACAGGTCCCCAAAAGTGAGTTGTCTTCGGACCAACGGGACTGTTCAAGAATGTTCTGAAGTAAGCAGCCATTGAAAACAACTGCTTCCCCTCAAAAACCTCTGCAATACTTGCAGatcaccaacaacaacaaaaaaataatcagataaTCCAACACAACAAATGCGGAGTAAAAGATAACTACACAGAGAACATCATATTATCAAACCCTATTCGGCCGCAcaatcaaactgaaaaaaaatgatcaaaactaTACTGCCCTAGATAAAGTTACAAAGGGCACCAAAATGTTGTCCCtaaaattatacaaatattttcttaagaaaataaaataaaaaaaatccactttAACAAAAACTTCACATCAAATGTACGTGATTAAATCAGGATCTGTTGTaatattaagattaaaatagAACTTTGGCATAAATCATGCAAAAATCCAATGATTAAGAAACATCATAAGACGACATAAATGAGTACTCGGTAGAGCTAAAGGTGATTAATCAGTAGTTAATAAATCCGTACgtgcattttaaattaaaagagtgAGCATAAGAAAGCGTACCAGAAAGAAGATCGCCAAAGAAGCTGAAGATGATCGGAGAAGCaaaatcagagagagagagagagagacgttgAATAGTAATTTAAGGGGTGTTCAGCGGTTGCttaattgcttttcaaatattttttacttataaatatttttaaataatatattttatttattttttaaaaaatatttttaacattaatatattaaaataatataaaaaaatgaacttttttttaaacattaaaaattttaaaaatataatttcaaatgtcGTTATTCATTGCAGCTGACgtggtttttttagaaaatcatgttattttgaCTTTGAAAAGTCAATAAGAAACAGAGGAAGTCCGCTTTATTTTGAGTAAATTATATTTAGTCCATTTCTTATACGCTTTTGCAAGTTAGTCCATTTAGTTctgaaaatcataaatcaagtCTTTGAATGACGTCCTTTATTTAACATAATAATGTATCAATAAGGGTTTATTTATAAGAttcattttttgatatttttgtactTCAAGctcttattttcaatttctttttcttttttgggagtgataatatgtttttttatatgattcttGCCATTGTATATATCCTTCGTGAATAGagttcattttcaattttttttgaagtgttcaaattgtcttttcttttttttaaaaaaaaaaattgcaagttttgattttatttatagctTGTGAGATTAGAAGAtctgacaagaaaaaaagagaggatattttaggataaaaactaattaaatggacatgaaaaactaaaagaaggACTAAGTTACagacaaatatcaaaatataggTGAAAGTGGAGCTTGGTTTTCACGAAAATTTAGTATGGACAAAATGGTAATACACGAGTTGTTGTACATGTGGAAACAAGGAAAAAGTACAAAGCTATTACAATTGGCATACAACAACATCAGTCTACTTGTCGAGTAGCTCAAAAAATTGGTGTTCGGTGCTTGCACATACATTCAGGAACTGGATATGCAATCACATCTCGGTCTCTCTTGTTAGTCCTTGGCTCAGGTTGGCCCTGAGATTTCTTGTGCAGCGTCCTGATGATGCTTCCGAATTCAAAGGTGGAGTTTTCGAATACGGGAAGCATGGCTCGCTTGTTAGGCCTTATGTGTTTCTTATGACCAGCATAAGCACGGTGACCCTGTGAAGTTGAACTCAGAAAAACAGATGTTAACTACCCTCAAGTCTGCTTTAGGTGGTTAAAAATAGTAGCAGACAAATGATGTCAGCCAGGTTAAGTAAAATTCATTTTGGTATTTCTTCATGGAATTATTTGCATCAAGTTTTGCAGCCGCTTACCTGCATGACTCGACCGAAGTTTCCTCCATGGGAAGGTATAAAGACGTTGCTGCTTAATGAGATGATGTAGTCTATAGCAGCCAGAGCTGAGGCCTTCTTGATAAATGGTGACAGTTCACCTCCTCTTGCCAATATCTCCTTTGTTATTACGTTTGGGAATTCGGCAATCAGTGGTTGCAGAGCCAGGCTGCCACCAAATGGCTCTCCTCCAGCAATGTATATTCGAGCAGTGCTTGGTGCTCCTAAAGCCTTTAAAAACCTGCAGTAATTCATCTGTCTCCGATTATAGTCTGAAAACGAAGTTCCCTTTAGACTTCAAACTTATGCTGGTAATTTTTACCTTGCAATTTCTAGTGCACTAAGGGGACATAGGCCGGCAAGTCTTCGCCGGATATGGTTCATGTTCAACCTTCCTGTAAGGTATTCAGGCTGAGACTCCCGTGATTTGGCGATGATTTTGTCATATTCTGGGCCTAAACTGCTGAGACATCCACTTCTGACCCAGATATCCTTCTCTAACCTGAGATGGAGGGCAATATATGGACCTTCAATCCACATTCTCTTTGAAAGCCTGTTCCCAAGATCCTGTATTGGTGCTGCAAATCTCAATGCATGGAAGGCAACCTGCAATTCACATGACATTCCCCTTGAAGAAAAATATGGCAGTTTCAGTGGTACTTATGATTCAGAATTTTCTACCTGATGGGAATTCAATGATGTGACCATTACCTTGCATCGCAGCTTCTGCAGATCAGGGGGAAGATTCTTGGAAAGTTTGGAGTCTAATGCTTTTAGAATAAGAAGGCCTTCTTCATTCAGCTACAGAAACCATTAAAAAagcataagaaaagaaaattctctCTCTACTGAGACTCTGAAGAAGTGTTTGTAAACAACCTCAAAGGTATACTACAGATTGTTATTCTGCTATCTTAACAATTTCAGTTGTAGATACATTTTCATTCTAAACTAGAAAATGCACAAAATCTTGGCATCTATCCCAGCATAAACTTCTGATTCAACCTCTTAAACCCATAGCTGTTTCAAATTTGAAACTAAGCTATCAAGATTTGTACAGTAATGAAAGGCTaggcaattatttttttttgttaacaaaacGAATAGCACACCAAGAGCTATACTCTGCCCTTACCAGTCTGGAGAACCTGGCACGAATCCAATACGGTGAAACATCATAAGGAATTTGGTTTTCAATGGACTGCCTTGACATCAAATGTGTGGAGGGAAGGGACGATACAATTCGTACATCAGCTCGTAAAACTCTCTTGAAATGCTCAACATTGAAAATCTCCGAGAATTCACTGAAATTTTGGAAAACAGACAGAATCATAGAATAACCCGTACATTTTAGATTCATCAGAGTTCAAAACTGCGTGATCCAATATTTGAGAAACTAATGCCCTATATTAACAGTTGCAGATACATCATTATCACTGTAATAAATTCACGAGGATATAAAGAATCttttgaagagaagaaaacacaaCCACGATACTTGGTATTTGAGAGAAATCCATAAACAAGAATGCTTCAGTGAAAACAATCAAGAAATGACAGTCACATAATCGACAAAGAGAGAAGATAACCCTCTATTTCTCATTAAAATCAACAATGTCCTAAGGAAATATACAACACAGAGAAATCCTGAACATTCTCCAAGTTACCTCTCATCGTCCCAAATTGGATTAACCTGCAAAACAGGAACAACCAAAGCTGCTTCAAGAATTCTTGCAATGACAACAGCATCAACAATCTGATTCCTCTGCTGGTTCAATCCCCCGGAGGCTACCACCACCAAGAACCTCCTTCTCTCCTTTGAAATTCTCGCAGATGCCTTTCGATACTTGAGACTAAAATCCAAGCATGGCTTGTACCCTTTTCCATCCGGTTGCTCCCAAAACTCTTTCTCCTCTTTTGACACATTGCCAGTAACGGGCTGCAGTGGTAATGGCGCCATTAAAGTCTTTGCCATTCTTGGCTCATCTTCCACATTCTTGGGAACAACAGAAGAAAGGGAGGTCAAAAGCATTGACGAAATGGACATAGAAGGAAATGAAAGAGAAGATGGAGAGTTTAGAGAGCATGGAAGTGAATCTTGAGAATTGGATGTGAAGCCAAGAATGGAAACTCCAAAGAGAGTCATGGAAACAAGAAGTGAAATTAAGCATAGAGTTGGTGGTGTCAAGAGTTTGTTGTAGTTTCTCGGGCTTTTCttgggagagaaaagaagagaagtgaATGGAGAGGCAGAGAGCAAGTGATAAACTGGTGATGGGGTTAGTGTAAAGATTGGGTTCTTGATGTTTCTTGATTTCGCCATTGAAGCTCTGCTTGTGCTAATTTCTTGGCAACTTGGAATTTTTTGCGCCTTGTTTGATTTGGGTGACTTCTTCTTGTGATTCTTGAATCAGTTACCGGAGTGggaaaactgtggttaaaagaCGAAGACGCCTCCTATTTATTGCGGGATTGAGAAGACTATGAAAGGGGTCTTTTCGTCATTCTGTTAGTGGGTAGGTAGATTCTGTTAATTTTCGCGGGCAGAGTAGGCCTACAGTAGTCAATAAACAGAAACTAAGGCGGGAAACTACTGTGCCATTTTCACTTTTTCATCTACTCACGGTGTACtagaataatgatttttttataaatttttaatttggcccttaaatattttttttttaataatcaaacccttttaagtttaaattatcACTcagttgtatgttttttttggaataaagaGTTGAGTTGAAAGACTGAGAATTGAAGTGCAAAGGAAGGGTAAAATCAATGtcgttttagaattttttttgaaaagtttattttgCCCCCCCATCTATTTTAGCTATTGTATAATTGGTCcctctagttttttaaaatttattaactattacaattaaaaaaagaaactaattaaCTATATTTGGCATAGGGTAACTTTCATTATTACTTTTGACTACAGGTCATTATTGTAAAGCAAGTATAGTAATAAAACTTGGGATCATTAAACACTTGGATAATTTTGGGTAAAATTCAATATGATAGTGCGATATAATTGAGAAGGAAAATGTGCACTTTATTTATAGAATATACTACTTTTTATGTGTTGATTGTttgtagaaaaattatttttcacagtTTTCAACTGTTTGACAACTCTTTAGAAAATAAGCgaataaataatgttttctaataataataataataataataaaaaagcgtAAGGCTTTAAGAGGGGAAAGTGCCTTCCTCTTTTAAACTtggaaaaaacacttttcatttGTATGCTACATGttatcattataatttatgtatatatattaatgctttaaactaaatttgaattttattgtttattaatatttgtagAGTAAAAATTCTCCCGTCATTCTTTTTTCATTCCATACTACttttcactctctcttttttttaataaaataaaaaaaaattaaattttttaagaaaacggTTTGTATCGCGTTCCTAAATAGAGTTTTAGTAAGAAAGTATGAAATGACCAAACTTGAATTTCTCAACTCAGATCATAAACATAGAAAtcacaaatttaataaaaaaaatttcacaactTCATccatattaattcaaaaatattcaaatatgcAAAGATTCAATGAATTTTAGTGTGAAAGATGAGTAGATGACCCTCGGGGTtaataccataaaaataaataaaaataaaaaaatcaagctaaacAACTTGGTACATATGGGTGGGTTGGGTAGGGTATATATTCCAACTTCCACAGATGTTGCATGTAAAAAGAGCATTATCATGTATGTGTATTGGGCCACAGCCCATGAGACATAATAAGTTATTCTAAAACTTCACCCCACAGCCCAACTAGCAATCTCTCGCCCAATCCACAGACAAATCCATATATACCCACGCTCAACACAAAATCAAGCATAGAATAGAAAACACTCAAACAGCATCTGAGCAAAGCAGATTTTGATACTACGAAGAAGGAAAAATGGCAAATAATAACAAAGAACAAGAATACTGCGTTGCCTCTGATCTCATCGACTTCTTAAACGCTTCTCCAACAGCTTTTCATGCCGTCGgtaatcctctctctctctctctctctctctctctctctctctctatatatatatatatatatatatatatatatatatatcagatagattctgtttgttttagatcttttttaaaaaaaatgaaagtaaaatatGTTTGACTGATTGATTTTGATAGAGGAGGCAAAGAGGAGATTGAAGAATGCAGGATACGAGCAGGTTTCAGAGAGACACGATTGGAAATTGGAAGCTGGAAAGCGTTATTTCTTCACCAGGAATCACTCTACCATCCTTGCTTTCGCTATTGGTAAAAagtatgtttcttcttcttcttcttcttcttctttatttatttattatttttaatcacagaaaaataattattttgtagcTGATAGGTTAAGCTCCTTTATTTGGTTGTTTACAAATTATATAAGACTAAAAagtcaactttttttaatttatattttttatttaaaaaaaaaagaggtttgtttttacttttgagCAATAAAAAGTATGTCAtcttttagattttagattttttcagATTATCGATGGCTAAAGCAAGGTCCTTTGTTTTGCTTCGTTTTAGTTGTTTatgaattattgttgttgttgttatcgtGACAGGAAATGGATtgcatttactttttatttatttatttattagttatttattgctgatatttttttcattattttgattttttagatatgTAGCAGGCAATGGATTTTATATAGTTGGTGCTCACACTGATAGTCCTTGTCTCAAGTTGAAGCCTGTTTCCAAGGTGATATTCAAATTgactttgcttttcttttgttttttttttaaattgtgcaCTTTGTTGGTTTTGTTGAAACCTGTTTCCAAGGTGATACTTGTCCAAAGTATTGATCATTTGCtggttttgtttgaaaattgtgCACTTTGTTGGGTAAGTTACTGAATTTGGTGTTTGGGGAATGGATTGACTGGTCAGGTAACGAAAGGTGGGTTTTTGGAGGTTGGAGTTCAAACATATGGAGGTGGTTTGTGGCATACATGGTTCGACCGTGACTTGACAGT
It encodes:
- the LOC7463109 gene encoding mitochondrial pyruvate carrier 1, producing the protein MAAYFRTFLNSPVGPKTTHFWGPVANWGFVAAGLVDMKNPPEKISGNMTGAMCVCSALLMRFAWMVQPRNYLLLACHASNETVQLYQLSRWAKGQGYLPSEKKEETRSP
- the LOC7454696 gene encoding O-fucosyltransferase 37, which gives rise to MAKSRNIKNPIFTLTPSPVYHLLSASPFTSLLFSPKKSPRNYNKLLTPPTLCLISLLVSMTLFGVSILGFTSNSQDSLPCSLNSPSSLSFPSMSISSMLLTSLSSVVPKNVEDEPRMAKTLMAPLPLQPVTGNVSKEEKEFWEQPDGKGYKPCLDFSLKYRKASARISKERRRFLVVVASGGLNQQRNQIVDAVVIARILEAALVVPVLQVNPIWDDESEFSEIFNVEHFKRVLRADVRIVSSLPSTHLMSRQSIENQIPYDVSPYWIRARFSRLLNEEGLLILKALDSKLSKNLPPDLQKLRCKVAFHALRFAAPIQDLGNRLSKRMWIEGPYIALHLRLEKDIWVRSGCLSSLGPEYDKIIAKSRESQPEYLTGRLNMNHIRRRLAGLCPLSALEIARFLKALGAPSTARIYIAGGEPFGGSLALQPLIAEFPNVITKEILARGGELSPFIKKASALAAIDYIISLSSNVFIPSHGGNFGRVMQGHRAYAGHKKHIRPNKRAMLPVFENSTFEFGSIIRTLHKKSQGQPEPRTNKRDRDVIAYPVPECMCKHRTPIF